A genomic segment from Oryctolagus cuniculus chromosome 14, mOryCun1.1, whole genome shotgun sequence encodes:
- the WDR36 gene encoding WD repeat-containing protein 36 isoform X2 gives MLFPGNSVPQEICCMAADERLVFAAYGNVFSAFARNKEIVHTFKGHKAEIHLLQPFGDHIISVDVDSILIIWHIYSEEEYLQLTFDKSVFKISTILHPSTYLNKILLGSEQGSLQLWNVKSNKLLYTFPGWKVGVTALQQAPAVDVIAVGLMSGQVIIHNIKFDETLMKFCQDWGPITSVSFRTDGHPVMAAGSPCGHIGLWDLEDKKLINQMRNAHSTAIAGLTFLHREPLLVTNGADNALRIWIFDGPTGEGRLLKFRMGHSAPLTKIRYYGQNGQQILSASQDGTLQSFSTVHEKFNKSLGHGLINKKRVKRKGLQNTMSVRLPPITKFAAEEARESDWDGIIACHQGKLSCSTWNYQRSTIGAYFLKPKELKTDDITATAVDITSCGNFAVIGLSSGTVDVYNMQSGIHRGSFGKDQAHQGSVRGVAVDGLNQLTVTAGSEGLLKFWNFKNKILIHSMNLDSSPKMMLLHRDSGILGLALDDFSISVLDIETRKIVREFSGHQGQINDMAFSPDGRWLISAAMDCSIRTWDLPSGCLIDCFLLDSAPLNVTMSPTGDFLATSHVDHLGIYLWSNISLYSVVSLRPLPNDYVPSVVMLPGTCQTQDVEVSEETIEPSDEMIEYDSPEQLNEQLVTLSLLPESRWKNLLNLDVIKKKNKPKEPPKVPTSAPFFIPTVPGLVPKYAVPEQNHDPQQSKVVNLGILAQKSDFCLKLEEGLANNKYEAAINLLKEMGPSGIETELRSLSPDCGGSVEVMQSFLKMIGVMLDRKRDFEVAQAYLALFLKLHLKMLPSEPLLLEELTRLSSQVEKNWIHLQSLFNQSMCVLNYIKSALL, from the exons ATTGTACACACCTTTAAGGGTCATAAGGCAGAAATCCATCTTTTGCAACCCTTTGGAGATCACATTATCTCTGTTGATGTTGACAGCATTCTTATTATTTGGCACATATATTCAGAAG AAGAATACCTGCAACTGACTTTCGATAAATCGGTATTTAAAATTTCTACTATTTTGCACCCAAGTACTTACTTGAATAAAATACTTCTGGGCAGTGAACAAGGAAGCCTGCAGTTGTGGAATGTAAAATCCAA taaACTTCTGTATACCTTTCCGGGGTGGAAAGTTGGAGTGACAGCTCTTCAGCAG GCACCAGCTGTGGATGTTATTGCTGTTGGTCTTATGTCGGGTCAGGTTATCATTCACAACATTAAGTTTGATGAAACGTTAATGAAATTTTGTCAAGACTGGGGACCCATCACTTCAGTTTCATTTCGCACAg ATGGTCATCCAGTTATGGCAGCTGGAAGTCCATGTGGCCATATTGGACTGTGGGATCTAGAAGACAAAAAATTAATCAATCAAATGAGAAATGCACATTCTACAGCAATTGCTGGACTGACGTTTCTCCATAGAGAACCACTACTGGTCACAAATGGTGCTGACAATGCTCTCAGG ATATGGATATTTGATGGTCCCACAGGTGAGGGCCGACTTTTGAAATTCAGAATGGGACACAGTGCTCCTCTTACCAAGATCAGATATTATGGACAGAATGGACAACAAATTCTAAGTGCAA GTCAAGATGGAACTCTTCAGTCATTTTCCACGGTACATGAAAAATTTAACAAGAGCTTGGGACATG GATTAATAAATAAGAAGAGGGTCAAACGTAAAGGACTTCAGAATACCATGTCAGTGAGACTTCCACCCATCACAAAGTTTGCTGCTG agGAAGCCCGTGAAAGTGACTGGGATGGTATCATTGCTTGCCATCAAGGAAAGCTATCTTGCTCAACTTGGAATTATCAAAGATCTACAATAGGTGCTTACTTTCTCAAGCCCAAAGAGTTGAAGACAGATGACATAACTGCAACA gCAGTGGATATAACTTCTTGTGGAAACTTTGCTGTGATTGGTCTATCATCAGGAACTGTAGATGTATATAACATGCAGTCTGGTATACATCGAGGAAGTTTTGGCAAGGATCAAG CTCACCAGGGATCTGTCAGAGGTGTTGCAGTAGATGGATTAAACCAGTTGACAGTGACAGCTGGTAGTGAAGGATTACTCAAGTTctggaactttaaaaataaaattttaatccattctatGAACCTTGATTCATCTCCAAAAATGATGCTGTTACATAGGGACAG TGGTATTCTGGGACTCGCGTTGGATGACTTCTCCATTAGTGTTCTGGACATAGAAACTAGGAAGATTGTCAGAGAGTTTTCTGGACATCAAGGCCAAATAAATGACATG gctTTCAGTCCTGATGGTCGTTGGTTAATAAGTGCTGCAATGGATTGCTCTATTAGGACTTGGGACCTTCCATCTGGGTG CCTCATAGACTGCTTTTTGTTGGATTCAGCTCCTCTCAATGTTACTATGTCACCTACTGGAGACTTTCTGGCAACTTCCCATGTGGACCATCTTGGAATTTATCTATG gTCCAATATTTCTCTGTATTCAGTTGTTTCATTACGGCCACTTCCTAATGATTATGTCCCTTCAGTAGTGATGCTTCCTGGTACTTGTCAAACCCAAG atgtgGAAGTATCAGAAGAAACGATAGAACCAAGTGATGAAATGATAGAGTATGATTCACCAGAACAGTTGAATGAGCAATTGGTGACTTTGTCACTTCTCCCTGAATCACGATGGAAAAACCTTCTTAATCTTGATGTTATTAAG aaaaagaataaacctAAGGAACCTCCTAAAGTACCCACATCAGCACCATTTTTTATTCCAACAGTTCCTGGCCTTGTACCCAAGTATGCTGTTCCTGAACAAAATCACGATCCCCAACAG tCTAAAGTGGTAAATCTTGGAATTTTGGCTCAAAAATCAGATTTCTGCTTGAAGCTTGAAGAAGGACTGGCAAATAATAAAT ATGAAGCTGCCATCAATCTTCTGAAAGAAATGGGCCCATCAGGAATTGAAACAGAGCTGCGAAGCTTGTCTCCAGATTGTGGTGGGTCTGTGGAAGTCATGCAGAGCTTCTTAAAAATGATTGGAGTAATGCTGGACAGAAAGCGTGATTTTGAGGTAGCCCAGGCATATCTTGCATTGTTTCTAAAG TTACACCTTAAAATGCTTCCTTCAGAGCCACTGCTCCTAGAAGAATTGACAAGGTTGTCATCACAGGTGGAAAAAAACTGGATTCATTTACAGTCACTCTTCAATCAGAGCATGTGTGTtctaaattatattaaaagtgctttgttataa